One Drosophila gunungcola strain Sukarami chromosome 2R unlocalized genomic scaffold, Dgunungcola_SK_2 000004F, whole genome shotgun sequence genomic window, GCGGTGGCCAGTCGCCTTATGCGCACCGATCTCTCGCTCACCGAGCTCTACTCCATGTACGCCAAGAACAGCGAGGAGCTGGAGTTGCGGAACCGCGAGAACGAGCAGTTGCGGCTGCAGGTCAAGTCCATTATTGACGAGCTCAACGAGAATGCTCCCCAGTTTGAGAAACAGAACTCCGAATTGCAGAAGCTGAAAAATTACCACATCCAGCTGCTGCAGGAGCACGATGAGTTGGCCGAGAAGAAGATCTCCTTGGAGCACGAGCTGGAACGCACCGCCTGCAACCTGACTCACTGCCAGAAAGAGAACAAGAAGCTCAAGCAGACGCACAGCGACCTCAGTCGCCAGGTGTGCATGCTGCTGGACGAGCTCAACTGCTTGAGGGCCGGAGTAGCCAGCGTCCGCAGAAAGCCGCAATCTGAGCCGACCTCCAGCGATGGTGCTATCGATACCCTGGTCACTTTCGGTTCCATACAGGAATTGGTCGACAGAAACACCCAACTGCTGGCTGTGTCCCGCGACCTAGCCGAAGCGTTGGAGGCCAATGAAAAGCACAACGACAAGATCATGCTGGAGCAGTCCGAGAAACAGGTGAAGAAGCTGAACGAACGATTTGCCGAAATGGAGGAGATCGTTGCCCAGAAGAACAACACAATAACCACATTGCTCTCCAAGTGTGATCGCTACAAGAAGTTCTACTTCGCGGCCCAGAAGAAGCTGGGCCAAAAGACTGTCGATTTGGACGATCCCAATCTGCAGCTCAGTGAATCTGTCCTGGACACTTCAACGGTGTCAAACGCCCATGTGGAGGAGAAAAACGCGCTGGAGCGAAGAGTGCGccagctggagcagcagctggaggaggaggtcAAGAAGTATGCCGCCCTCAAGGAGAACTACGACTACTACACCAGCGAGAAGCGCAAGAACGACGCCCTTGCCCAGGAGCAGTTCGACGCCATGCGCAAGGAGCTGCGGGAGCTGACTAGCAGCAACTGCAAGATGATGAACGCCACCGAATTCCAGAAGGAGCAGATCAAAATGCTGCACACCAACATTGAAACCTACAAGCAGCAGGTGAGCACTCTGGAGGAGCGCACGAAGAGCTACGAGAAGACCATAGTCAAGCACGAGCAGACCGTGCTCATGCTCAAGGACGAGGTGATGGACGCCCACCGCAAGCAGGCAGCTGCCGACTCGGAGGCCCACAGCCTGCGCCAGGAGAGTCGCATCCTCAAGGACACCGCCGCCCGCCTGCAGATCGAGAAGGAGACCTACCACCGCGAACAGCAGAGCCAGTCGCTGCTCCTGAACAGCCTGGAGTTCATAAAGACCAACCTGGAACGATCCGAAATGGAGGGACGCCAGCGCTTGGAGCAGCGTTTGGACGACACGGTGCGCGAACTCGCAGCCCAGCGTCGCCACTtccaggaggaggaggagaagttCCGCGAGTCCATCAACGAGTTCAAGCGACAGGCGGAGACGGCCACCAAGTTGAAGGAGGAGGAGAGGCAGCAGGCCGAGAAGTGGCAGGCGGAGCTGACGGCCGTCCGCGAAGAGTTGGCCCAGAAGGTCACCCAGGTCAATGAGCTGAGCAAAAAGCTACAGGACAGCCTCACGCCCTCCATGAACGATAATCCCATCTCGGCGGCCAACAAACGAGCCCGCGAATTCGAGCTTAAACTGGAACAGGCCCTCGTGGAGATCGCATCGCTCACCAAGGAGCTGGCCAATGCCCGCGAACATGGCGAGCAGTTCTACAAGATGTCGCAGAGTGCCGAGAGTGAGATCAAGCGGCTGCACGACTTGCACAGCGAGCTGGTGGCCAAGCAGGAGGAGCAGATCAAGGCGCTGCATAGTTCCGAGGCTGAGCTAAAGACGCGCATCACCGACCTGGAGGCGGAGGCCATGCTGACCAATGTCACCGAGCAGAACAAGACTGTCAACCAGTCCGGCCAGCTGAAGACGGCCCAGGAGGAGCTGAAGAGTGTGCTGGAGAAGCTCACGGAGGCCAATCGCACCATCCGCACGCTGCGTGCCGAGAACACCACACTGGCCGAGTCCCTGAGTGCCGTGGAGGTGAAGTACGCCAACGGCATGGTGCAGCACTCGGCGGACATCCAGGAGCTGACCCGGTTCAAGGCGGAGTTCTACAAGGTCAACGACGAGCTGAATCAGTTGAAGTCGGGTCGCGAATCCCTGCAGGCCGCCTACGACGAGCTGCTGCGCTCCAATGCCGAGGCCCAGAAGCTGCTGGACAACGAGAAGGAGCAGTCGGAGCAGCGCGTGGCCGACTTGCATGCCCTCAACGCCAGTCTGCACGATCAGATCGAAGCGCTGGCCACCAAGCTGACTGTCCTGGCCAGTCAAGGGCAAAACCCGAACGCTTCCCTCAATGAATCCAGCGTGGATGCGGACCACAGCCTGAATTCCTCTGGACTGGCCGGCGGCGAGGAGGGCAGGAACAACGAGCAGCTGCTGAAGATCATCAAGTTCGTGCGCAAGGAGAAGGATCTGTTCGCCGCCAAGCTGGACATCCTGAAGGCGGAGAACGCACGTCTCGTGTCGGAGCACACGCTGCAGCAGAAGAAGCTGGACGAGCTGAATGGCTTCCTAAACCAGGAGCGCGCCAAGAATCAGACCAACATGTTGTCGACCCACAAGCACGAGGAGGTGCTGCGCAAGATTGAGACCCTGGACGCCATCACCGACAGCAATCGCATCCTGCGCGAGGAGCGCAATGCCTTGAGCCTGAGCGTCGCCGAACTGACCAACCGCATCAAAAGCGTGGAGAAGGAGCTGTTCCCGCTGCAGTGCAGCAACAAGGAGCTGGCCTCGAAGGTCGAGGAGATCAATGGGGAGAACACCACGCTGCGCACGGAGGCCATCAAGTGGCGGCAGCGGGCCAATGCGCTGGTGGAGAAGAGCAACCGCAACCCGGAGGAGTTCAAGCGACTGCAGGCCGAGCGCGAGCACCTGGCCAAGCTGCTCACGGCCGAGAAGGAGCAGAGCAAGAAGCAGGCGGACGAGCTGGCCCTGCTCAAGCAGCGCCTGGACACGGAGATTCCGTCGCTAAACAAGCACTTGCAGTTGCTGGACGAGGCGCGCAAGAAGCAGGCGGACGAGTCCACCAATCTCAAGCAGAGCAACACGCGCCACACGCAGGACATCATGGAGCTGAAGAACCGCCTGCTTcagaaggaggaggagctgctgaAGGCCAACGAGGAGCTGGAGACGAAGGACAAGGCCATGGCGGACAAGGACACCAAGGAGCTGCAGCTGCGCAAGCTGGCCAAGCGCTACAAGGACTACTACATGGGACTGCAGGCCCAAACCGGCGGAGCCGAGACCATCGCCGAGCTGGAGAAGGTTCGCGCCGAGTTGGAGGAGGTCAATGGCCAACTAAGAGCGCTTAAGGAAGAGCAGGAAAAGCTGGCAAAAGAAAACGAGGAGCTGAAGAAACGCCCGGAGCCCGAAACGGATGTCACCGCCGTGCGCCAGGAGTACAAGGCCAAGCTGGACAAACTGGTGGTCGATCTGACCGTGGCTCGTACCGACTTGGCCAACCAGGAGACCACCTTTGCTGGCACCAAGTCCTCCTACGACGAGACCATCGCCCGCCTGGAAAAGGAGCTGCAGGACCATATAGCCGCCAACAAGGACATCAACCAGCGGCTCACCCGGGAGAACGAATCGCTGCACATGAGAATCAACCAGCTGACGCGCCAGCTGGGATCGCAGCAGTCCACCAAGCCGTCGACCAGCTCCGTGGCCGAGAAGGGCAACATCTCGGAGAGCTCGCCGCGCACGGCCAACGTGAAGCCCATGTCCGGCTCGGCCACGGTGCAGCAGTCGGCCACCGTGACTCCGTGGCGCGGGGGCGAGACCCCCTTGGCCAGCATCCGCCCGATTTCGGTGCAGAACAGCCGCACGGCCGCCATTCTGCCCACCAGCCAGCAGCCTCCGGCTGGCTCCAGTGCGTCCACCTCCTCGTCGTCATCTTCATCGTCCACGTCCACCACCTCGGCTGCGGCCAGCGGCGGCAGCTCGGCGGTGGCCCAGACCGCTCTGGTGCCGCCCCAGCAGCAGGTGCACACCACTGGAAGTGGCGCCCTGGAGTCAATGGCCTCCTCTTCGCCCACATCCTCGCACACCGACTACATGCCATCGACCAGCTCGGCCTCGGTGGCCGTGGCTGCCATTCCGCCGATGGGCGCCACATCCGCGGCCGAAAGTTCCCAGGAGGCAGAGAGCATCCAGCATCCGCAGCAAAACGATTCGCAGCTGTTCGTGGGCGGAGCACAGCAGCAAGTAGTGGCCCTGGTCTCGCCGCGCGTCGAGGgatcctcgtcgtcgtccagCTCCACGTCGGCGCCAAATGCCACTGCGCCGAGTGTCCAGGATGGCGGGAGCCAGAGCCAACTGCCCAGCACTtcgggcagcagcagcagctcctccaCGGTGGTGAGCAGCCACAGCAGGCACACCCCGTCCAGCAGCAATGTGACGACCACCCAGGCCGGCTGCTCGTCGCAGGGCATCAAGCGACCACGCGACGTCGAGGGAGACTCCTCCACCACCAACGAGGAGGGCGGGCCCGAGAAGATGCCCAAGATGACGAAGCGCCTTCGTGGCGGCCCAATGCATAGTGGCGAACTGTCGGCCGGGCACATTGGCGACTCCGGCATGGATGTCGACCAGATGCCCACCTCTTCGCAGCGCGACCAGGAGGATGACATTCAGGTGGTGGACTCGGATGACGAGGAGGACGTGCTGGCCGACGCGGACGATGGTCCCATCGACGGCGGCGAGGCCGAACAGGAGGGCTACGAGGATTCCTACGAGCAGGACAACGAGATGGACGACAACGAGGGTGCcgacgacgacaacgacaTAGCTGTGGATGCCCAGGACAACAACGAGGTGGACATCGAGGAGGTGCCGGAGCAGCACATGCAGGCGCAGGAGGAGAGCCAATCGCTGGACAGCCAGGCGGTGGCCACCGCATCCGCTTCCGCGCAGGAGAACAACCAGAGCCAGGCCATCACCAGTGGCAGTGGCGAGTCCTCGAATCCGGTGACTCTGCCGCAGGCCGAGGTCTCCAATTGGAAACAGGCAGCTGCATCCACATCCTCGGCAGCGGCCAGACGCAACGAAAGGTGGGTGAATTAATGGGTTGTCTCGGAAATAAGTAACTTCTTATTGATTATTATCAACAGCTCCGTGGAGATTGTTAGCTCACCGCAAGTGTCGAACTTCAGTGAGCAGCCAGCCGCCCGCTTGGAGAGCGCCGAAGTTGATGGCACCGCCGAGGTGGCCGAGGGAGCTCCCCACGAGGGCGCAGGGCCCAGCAATGAGGGAGCTGCCACTGCCAGTTCGCCACAAATACAGGGCGAGGCAGGCgagagcagcggcagcggcgaTGCCAACAAAGCAGCCGATGAAAGTGAGCT contains:
- the LOC128254435 gene encoding LOW QUALITY PROTEIN: nucleoprotein TPR (The sequence of the model RefSeq protein was modified relative to this genomic sequence to represent the inferred CDS: deleted 1 base in 1 codon), giving the protein MDLSGPQTLDQILQPDELKLVPEDVQKKLSAYIKNFSDEYCKERAAANRLAEAEQKSEDLENKMEDYLAKFNNFELNVNELRTQLDQVSAERAHLVETVKGWEQNVALLRKERTAAVEELDLQKKVIEHKQAEVERLKLDLETYKQQLSAAIAAKCEIIARVDEIQSKEAALDYRENRMETERKMLQQENHLLNADLNRKNSELQNIRREHTLKTMHLESRLKETTDALGLVQRQYAQASTTIEEMNRKLEAQNDVTYKQNQATEEYVEMLKKELDAKEKLFHIFKSTEADYLNQREELLQGIADVKRMLFESGELNEKLEAEMAALKQTHVTELEEQNKRIEDLQRQLVCANDLLKEAQESTLESAICKLAPTAAVASRLMRTDLSLTELYSMYAKNSEELELRNRENEQLRLQVKSIIDELNENAPQFEKQNSELQKLKNYHIQLLQEHDELAEKKISLEHELERTACNLTHCQKENKKLKQTHSDLSRQVCMLLDELNCLRAGVASVRRKPQSEPTSSDGAIDTLVTFGSIQELVDRNTQLLAVSRDLAEALEANEKHNDKIMLEQSEKQVKKLNERFAEMEEIVAQKNNTITTLLSKCDRYKKFYFAAQKKLGQKTVDLDDPNLQLSESVLDTSTVSNAHVEEKNALERRVRQLEQQLEEEVKKYAALKENYDYYTSEKRKNDALAQEQFDAMRKELRELTSSNCKMMNATEFQKEQIKMLHTNIETYKQQVSTLEERTKSYEKTIVKHEQTVLMLKDEVMDAHRKQAAADSEAHSLRQESRILKDTAARLQIEKETYHREQQSQSLLLNSLEFIKTNLERSEMEGRQRLEQRLDDTVRELAAQRRHFQEEEEKFRESINEFKRQAETATKLKEEERQQAEKWQAELTAVREELAQKVTQVNELSKKLQDSLTPSMNDNPISAANKRAREFELKLEQALVEIASLTKELANAREHGEQFYKMSQSAESEIKRLHDLHSELVAKQEEQIKALHSSEAELKTRITDLEAEAMLTNVTEQNKTVNQSGQLKTAQEELKSVLEKLTEANRTIRTLRAENTTLAESLSAVEVKYANGMVQHSADIQELTRFKAEFYKVNDELNQLKSGRESLQAAYDELLRSNAEAQKLLDNEKEQSEQRVADLHALNASLHDQIEALATKLTVLASQGQNPNASLNESSVDADHSLNSSGLAGGEEGRNNEQLLKIIKFVRKEKDLFAAKLDILKAENARLVSEHTLQQKKLDELNGFLNQERAKNQTNMLSTHKHEEVLRKIETLDAITDSNRILREERNALSLSVAELTNRIKSVEKELFPLQCSNKELASKVEEINGENTTLRTEAIKWRQRANALVEKSNRNPEEFKRLQAEREHLAKLLTAEKEQSKKQADELALLKQRLDTEIPSLNKHLQLLDEARKKQADESTNLKQSNTRHTQDIMELKNRLLQKEEELLKANEELETKDKAMADKDTKELQLRKLAKRYKDYYMGLQAQTGGAETIAELEKVRAELEEVNGQLRALKEEQEKLAKENEELKKRPEPETDVTAVRQEYKAKLDKLVVDLTVARTDLANQETTFAGTKSSYDETIARLEKELQDHIAANKDINQRLTRENESLHMRINQLTRQLGSQQSTKPSTSSVAEKGNISESSPRTANVKPMSGSATVQQSATVTPWRGGETPLASIRPISVQNSRTAAILPTSQQPPAGSSASTSSSSSSSSTSTTSAAASGGSSAVAQTALVPPQQQVHTTGSGALESMASSSPTSSHTDYMPSTSSASVAVAAIPPMGATSAAESSQEAESIQHPQQNDSQLFVGGAQQQVVALVSPRVEGSSSSSSSTSAPNATAPSVQDGGSQSQLPSTSGSSSSSSTVVSSHSRHTPSSSNVTTTQAGCSSQGIKRPRDVEGDSSTTNEEGGPEKMPKMTKRLRGGPMHSGELSAGHIGDSGMDVDQMPTSSQRDQEDDIQVVDSDDEEDVLADADDGPIDGGEAEQEGYEDSYEQDNEMDDNEGADDDNDIAVDAQDNNEVDIEEVPEQHMQAQEESQSLDSQAVATASASAQENNQSQAITSGSGESSNPVTLPQAEVSNWKQAAASTSSAAARRNESSVEIVSSPQVSNFSEQPAARLESAEVDGTAEVAEGAPHEGAGPSNEGAATASSPQIQGEAGESSGSGDANKAADESELAGGAENASEADEAFAEETLAAGQGEDSQPLGNDNPNVGTSQSEMSHNQANLAEGNPTEDSEGADGVSSEGEKQAVGVEEEGREAEATSPSENTRFRTLRSAVPTRRGGRSIMRGGSPNNQNRPQRIVWQRETSPGNMQREQGNMPPNSNRFAQRARSRRPIRRPSPNNFNSGGRFP